From the Tursiops truncatus isolate mTurTru1 chromosome 6, mTurTru1.mat.Y, whole genome shotgun sequence genome, the window GTAGTCaatcaaataagaaattattGACTGCTTGCTATATGTAAATATTACTTTGTACCACTTTTTATTCAGGTAATTTATGTAAGAATAATAGAATATTCACCCAATCATACTGAAATTCATtaggaaaaagaatttataaacaTCATACTTTTAACATAAAATTCTAATTGTATACATAcgtttttggctttgttttggcAGGTGTATTTTGGAACCTCTCATCCAAGGTCCTATATCTCTGCCAATGTCACTGGTTTCAAATGTGTGACGGGAATGTCTTGTTTAATGAGAAAGGATGTGTTAGATCAAGCAGGAGGGCTTATAGCTTTTGCTCAGTACATTGCTGAAGATTACTTTATGGCCAAAGCAATAGCTGACCGGTaagaaaactaaattaaattaggCTGTTACATTTTTGGTTCCTAACTTCTGTTGGTTTACTCTGTTTGTTAAACCCATGGATTaagagctattttattttattttttgctagtGAGTACAGAATAGTTTAATACTTTTAGAATGTAATTCCTATTAATTATTCAGTTATGTACTAATGAAGCAaataaatgttctaatttctctacattcttCAAATTAATGTGGTTTCTAgagcagtatggagtttccttaaaaaaactaaaaatagagttaccatatgatcctgtaatcccactcctgggtatatatctggagaaaacactaatttgaagatacatgcaccccaatgttcatagcagcactatttgcaatagccaagacatggaagcaacataaatgcacatcaacagatgaatagataaagaagatgtggtctgaatatacaatggactattactcagtcataaaaaacaatgaaataatgtcatttgcagcaacgtggatggacctagagattatattaagtgaagtcagacagagaaagacaaatatcatataatatcacttatagatggaatctaaaaaaacaatacaaatgaacttatttacaaaacagaaataaattcacagacatagaaaccaaacttatgtttaccaacgAGGataggaggggtgggggagataactcaggagtttggggttaacatatatgcactatataaaacaggtaaacaacaaggacctactgtatagcatacagatacatacacactgaatcactttgctgtacacttgaaagtaacacaacatagtaaattaATGTtatactatacttcaatttaaaaataaaataaatacatttaaaccctaaaaaaaaaactgcatggTTTGAAGTTATTAAATTGAAGCTTCTCTGTGAttataaattttcattattatggatgtaaatttttatgtgttttagaagaattaaaaatgtcAGTGCAGTCATAAGCCGGTAGgtgaaaatttaaagaatatgatTTCAGATTTTGAAATTTCTCAGTAGATTATTTCATACCTTGCTAAGAAGCCACCTAATGATTCACATGATTGGCTTAATAACATTTCTCGTATCACACAGTGACactcatttgcttttttaaagggGGTCATTTCCTTGTCTGATAATTTACTAAAGATGTGAAGTATGTTTTTAAACTTCTCTCCTGATGGTGTTAATGTGGTCCATGGTTTCATAGCGTTTCTCATGAGATACAGAATACCACTTTTGGTTTCACACcctgccctttttttttgattaataGTGTTCAGAGACTAAACTATTAAATACAGGACCCACTCTATTTAGTGCTTTCAGAATGTCTgtattttaagtttattaaaCTGTGAACTGAGGGGTTGTTCCTTCCATTTCTTAGGCGGTACTATCATGGGCCTCTGTAATGACTAAAATGTGTACAAGTATGATATACCCTACGTAGGGTGCTATCCTGGGACGAGGCTCACCCTGAACACTGACAgttgctcacttttttttttaattaaaatatagttgatttacagtattatatagttttaggtatacaacatagtgattcagtatttttataaattatactccatttaaagttatagcAAAATAATgactgtatttccctgtgctgtgcaatatatccttgttgcctATTTTATACAAGGTAGTTTATATCTCTTGATCCTCTTCCCCTATCTTACCCCTTGCtccttccatctccccactggtaaccactagttctctaagtctgtgagtcttttcttttttgtttagtcattcatttgttttagtttttagattccacatataagtgataacagactgtttgtctttctctgtctcacttatttcactaagcataataccctctaggtccatgcacattgttgcaaataacaggatttcattctttttttatgactgagtcatattctagtgtgtgtgtgtgtgtgtgtgtgtgtacttccatatcttggctactgaaATGACGCTTCTTACTCTTTATAGGGATGAATAAATGCATAATCAGTCATGCTTGCATGTGTTCATCATCATAGCTCATTTTATAATTGTCTTAATTTTCAGAGGTTGGAGGTTTGCCATGTCCACTCAAGTTGCAATGCAAAACTCTGGCTCGTATTCAATTTCTCAGTTTCAATCCAGAATGATCAGGTAAATCAGctggatttcttctttttatactttattaaaagaaaaggggaagggagagtaATTTTTACATGGTTTTAACTTGGTtttaacaaaaaaactaaaagtcagatttttatttccagaaaagaGAGGTTAACttccttattaaaataaatttgtctaagtatattttctttcctttgtaacaCTGAAAGCTTTCAAAAAAGAGGTGTTGAGACTTTGAATTTTTTATGCCAATCTCTATTTTCTAACTTTCTACCCTTTGAATTTTATGATCTTTATTCATCAGAGTATAGGCCATACAAATGAATTGATAGACTTTTTTCTTTGAGatactaaataaaaatagaaaagagattcATTAAATACTctttaaagtttatataaaagGCTTTTATATAACAGGATAAAATGCTGATCATTTTGAGAAAAATTGATTAGTCTTGTAACCAGGctgttgtttaaagaaaaatccctttttgtttgtttgtttaaggtgGACCAAATTGCGAATTAACATGCTTCCTGCAACAATAATTTGTGAGCCAATTTCAGAATGCTTTGTTGCCAGTTTAATTATTGGATGGGCAGCCCACCATGTATTCAGATGGGATATTATGGTATTTTTCATGTGTCATTGCCTGGCATGGTTTATATTTGACTACATTCAACTCAGGGGTGTCCAGGTATGTGGATAGGCTTGGGAAAGTTGGCAGTCATTTGGTGGAACTAAAACACTTTTGATTTAGAAGAAGTTGAAGAAAATCTATCTGAGCCATTCTTCAGCCTCCCAGTGAAGGTTAAAATCAGGTTTAAGCATTACTTTCCTTAGTGGAACGTGGACACAAAATGGAACTTGATTTTCAACTTTCAGCTGATTATACAATCACTTTTATTAaggctcaaaaaaaaagaatgatgttaaGCAAATCAACAAGTCTTCAAACTAAGAATATGTTAGGATAGCAGTTATTTTAATGCTGCTTTTCTTCCTAATTAACATTTCCTTAACCAATATAGCATGACAGTTGAATTATCTTAAGAAGCAGACTTGACTTTATATAGTGtatttaaaagagtgaaattgaagaatttcatttcttaaacTGTGTCTTCAGTCTGACagtccataatttatttttttaattcctaggGTGGCACACTGTGTTTTTCAAAACTTGATTATGCTGTAGCTTGGTTCATCCGTGAATCCATgacaatatacatttttttgtcGGCATTATGGGACCCAACGATAAGCTGGAGAACTGGTCGCTACAGACTGCGCTGTGGAGGCACAGCCGAGGAAATCCTAGATGTCTAACTACAGCTTTGTGACTgtacataaggaaaaaaagaggattataaattatgtttatataaatgcttttaaaaaatctaccttCAGTAGTTTTATCACATGTATGTTTTGGTATCTGTTCTCTAATTTATTTTGCATGGCACTTGTAtctgtgaaaaggaaagaaaagaaaaaaaaacacatctgtAGTCTTGGCCAAATCGTTATACTTTATTTTGTGGAAGTAGAGAATCAAGAGAATTGGTTCTAGGAACCTGGGTTCGGTTTTTGTTGTtggttgtttgtttactttttaaaaatacataaataaataaatctatctatatatatatgaatgttctGCAACAAACACTATGACAGTATCCTTCAGTAG encodes:
- the UGCG gene encoding ceramide glucosyltransferase isoform X2; its protein translation is MALLDLALEGMAVFGFVLFLVLWLMHFMAIIYTRLHLNKKATDKQPYSKLPGVSLLKPLKGIDPNLINNLETFFELDYPKYEVLLCVQDHDDPAIDVCKKLLGKYPNVDARLFIVIPDTLTDMVNQMTEKVGLVHGLPYVADRQGFAATLEQVYFGTSHPRSYISANVTGFKCVTGMSCLMRKDVLDQAGGLIAFAQYIAEDYFMAKAIADRGWRFAMSTQVAMQNSGSYSISQFQSRMIRWTKLRINMLPATIICEPISECFVASLIIGWAAHHVFRWDIMVFFMCHCLAWFIFDYIQLRGVQGGTLCFSKLDYAVAWFIRESMTIYIFLSALWDPTISWRTGRYRLRCGGTAEEILDV
- the UGCG gene encoding ceramide glucosyltransferase isoform X1, with amino-acid sequence MALLDLALEGMAVFGFVLFLVLWLMHFMAIIYTRLHLNKKATDKQPYSKLPGVSLLKPLKGIDPNLINNLETFFELDYPKYEVLLCVQDHDDPAIDVCKKLLGKYPNVDARLFIGGKKVGINPKINNLMPGYEVAKYDLIWICDSGIRVIPDTLTDMVNQMTEKVGLVHGLPYVADRQGFAATLEQVYFGTSHPRSYISANVTGFKCVTGMSCLMRKDVLDQAGGLIAFAQYIAEDYFMAKAIADRGWRFAMSTQVAMQNSGSYSISQFQSRMIRWTKLRINMLPATIICEPISECFVASLIIGWAAHHVFRWDIMVFFMCHCLAWFIFDYIQLRGVQGGTLCFSKLDYAVAWFIRESMTIYIFLSALWDPTISWRTGRYRLRCGGTAEEILDV